One genomic segment of Blastopirellula marina includes these proteins:
- a CDS encoding DUF1552 domain-containing protein, translating into MLTRRTMLQAVATGAGAALGLPLTTQRLMGSTPENSTPKRIIFFMQNQGFDPATCIPKGKHNSGSLAQIELPEPISPLEPYKDRLHIINGLHGMHTSPSHSAFFGALGGYRGGDGVPPSAATIDYELSKVLPETLLPHLCIGMDSIENMTSKPTLATLSASGAGQPIFMHSNPNHLYQMLYGRIASGDIRRQHEARSNVFDQIEHLAAAKGDSLPEVDGQRYQQFVNGFQDINGLRERLDTVSDHLKKFAPEVDERYTNPEFETDWHDVLLDLGISALTSGITNTLTIGSGRGEIFGAWKGLGIDQQGHNLGHMKQPDNPIWIKIRQYNCRMLVKIVESLESVPEGSGTMMDNTLIVYTSNNADSQHTSGANWPVMLLGNFDGAFKTGRFTQIDGKRPINALYTSLLRAAGVTCDRYNMDEKLAKKFDDGNGPLKELLA; encoded by the coding sequence ATGCTTACCCGTAGAACCATGCTGCAAGCTGTCGCAACTGGTGCTGGTGCCGCACTAGGGCTTCCTCTGACGACTCAGCGGCTAATGGGATCGACGCCAGAGAACTCTACGCCGAAGCGTATCATTTTCTTCATGCAGAACCAGGGCTTTGACCCGGCGACCTGTATTCCCAAAGGAAAGCACAACAGCGGTTCGTTGGCTCAGATCGAATTGCCTGAGCCAATTAGCCCTCTTGAACCTTATAAGGATCGTCTGCACATCATCAACGGACTGCATGGTATGCACACTAGTCCATCGCATAGCGCGTTCTTTGGCGCGTTGGGTGGCTATCGTGGTGGGGATGGCGTTCCGCCGAGCGCGGCGACCATTGACTACGAACTGAGCAAGGTATTGCCGGAAACGCTTCTGCCGCATCTGTGCATCGGCATGGACTCGATCGAGAACATGACCTCGAAGCCGACATTGGCAACCCTATCAGCCAGCGGAGCGGGGCAACCAATTTTCATGCACTCAAACCCCAATCACCTTTATCAGATGCTGTATGGCAGAATCGCTTCTGGGGATATCCGTCGTCAGCATGAAGCCCGTTCAAATGTATTCGATCAAATCGAACACCTGGCCGCAGCCAAAGGAGATTCACTTCCTGAGGTCGATGGTCAGCGTTACCAGCAATTCGTTAATGGATTCCAGGATATCAACGGTCTTCGTGAGCGTCTTGATACCGTATCCGATCACTTGAAAAAGTTCGCACCGGAAGTCGACGAGCGATACACCAACCCAGAGTTCGAGACCGATTGGCACGACGTTCTGCTAGACCTTGGCATCTCGGCGCTAACCTCAGGCATTACGAATACTTTGACCATTGGATCAGGACGAGGTGAAATCTTCGGTGCTTGGAAGGGGCTGGGGATCGACCAACAAGGACATAACCTTGGTCACATGAAGCAGCCTGACAATCCAATTTGGATCAAGATCCGACAGTACAACTGCCGGATGTTGGTGAAGATCGTCGAGTCGCTCGAGAGCGTGCCGGAAGGGAGTGGCACGATGATGGACAACACGCTGATTGTTTACACCAGCAATAACGCGGATAGTCAGCACACCAGTGGTGCAAACTGGCCCGTCATGTTACTGGGTAACTTTGACGGAGCTTTCAAGACGGGACGCTTCACCCAGATCGACGGCAAGCGTCCAATCAACGCTCTCTATACCTCGCTTCTGCGGGCAGCAGGGGTAACGTGCGATCGCTACAATATGGATGAAAAGTTGGCCAAGAAGTTTGACGATGGTAACGGTCCACTCAAGGAACTGTTGGCATGA
- a CDS encoding L-ribulose-5-phosphate 4-epimerase: MNLTELREAVCYANKMLPQTGLVTMHSGNASGLDRESGHLVIKPSGIDYDTLKPEMLVEVDLESGEVVSGDLRPSVDLPHHLALYRNMPEVNGIIHTHSNYASSFAAVHSSIPLCLTAIADEFGGEIPCAPFADCDDHSIGDCILTHRGKAPAILLANHGVFAWGPTPKDALKAAVMTEDVAKTVFLAKQLGEVKILSFEAAAKYHDRYQNRYGQKKAA, translated from the coding sequence ATGAATCTTACAGAACTTCGGGAAGCGGTTTGTTACGCCAACAAGATGCTTCCCCAGACCGGTCTCGTGACGATGCATTCCGGCAATGCTAGCGGACTTGATCGTGAGTCGGGGCACCTGGTGATTAAGCCATCCGGTATCGACTACGACACTCTGAAGCCCGAGATGTTGGTCGAAGTCGACCTGGAGAGTGGCGAAGTCGTTTCCGGCGATCTTCGTCCAAGTGTCGACCTTCCGCATCATTTGGCACTATACCGCAACATGCCCGAAGTTAACGGGATCATCCATACGCACAGCAACTATGCAAGCTCGTTTGCTGCGGTTCATTCCAGCATCCCGCTCTGCCTGACAGCGATTGCCGATGAATTTGGCGGGGAAATTCCCTGTGCTCCATTCGCGGACTGCGATGACCACTCGATCGGGGATTGCATTCTCACACATCGCGGCAAAGCACCGGCGATTCTCTTGGCCAATCATGGCGTTTTTGCCTGGGGCCCCACTCCGAAGGATGCCCTCAAGGCAGCCGTCATGACCGAAGACGTCGCCAAGACCGTCTTTCTGGCCAAGCAGCTAGGAGAAGTGAAGATCCTGTCGTTCGAAGCCGCGGCGAAATACCACGATCGTTACCAGAATCGCTATGGGCAAAAGAAGGCAGCCTAA
- a CDS encoding 2'-5' RNA ligase family protein, translating to MTSIVTDFISIDPSPQFSRTINAYKQKVRELVGDQVFLNELPHMTAYLARFAKETDLPKYVANLAKSIPVVTIRTTGWHVFDADPMTGNRTLVVNFDEPSQNQLRSIQKQIGSALRKLYDQEATKQRYAEAWQHFTADQREAVELAGFPFWGSGWHPHFTIASISPTDWPAVAETLLPNPPSGEITCPSLTHYRVIDGDSHTLHTFDLQ from the coding sequence ATGACCTCGATCGTCACCGACTTCATCTCGATTGATCCGTCGCCACAATTCAGCCGAACGATCAATGCGTACAAGCAGAAGGTACGTGAGTTGGTGGGCGACCAGGTCTTCCTGAACGAACTGCCCCACATGACGGCCTATCTGGCACGTTTCGCGAAAGAGACCGATCTTCCCAAGTACGTGGCAAATCTGGCGAAGTCCATTCCTGTCGTCACAATCAGGACGACAGGTTGGCATGTGTTTGACGCAGATCCCATGACAGGGAATCGGACTTTGGTCGTCAATTTTGATGAGCCATCACAAAATCAGTTGCGATCGATTCAGAAACAAATCGGTTCGGCACTGCGAAAGCTCTACGATCAAGAAGCCACCAAGCAACGTTATGCTGAGGCCTGGCAACACTTCACTGCAGATCAGCGTGAGGCGGTTGAGTTAGCCGGTTTTCCATTTTGGGGCTCTGGCTGGCACCCTCACTTTACGATCGCCTCGATAAGCCCCACGGACTGGCCGGCCGTCGCCGAAACGTTGCTTCCGAATCCACCGTCAGGCGAAATCACCTGTCCGAGCTTGACGCACTATCGCGTTATCGACGGCGATTCTCATACTTTACACACGTTTGACCTTCAGTGA
- a CDS encoding GtrA family protein — translation MESPINVLTWLRRQTILSHWYRFRYLIGFVLIGMASICLELALMNTIMPESWPRLGRASAALVFGIVFGYVLNAKLNFQVAPKYLLSTFTKYSVVSVLSFALNMSVISFIEVSTDTLYWVLRLATAGALFSFAYTLHRYFTFDQARNLGVAVYAASDEDVGAIFDSVGDSCDHIHVDLVDETMGDDPGPVNVFKLQEARKYWPHRQLALHLMTRQPSRWLDLVWNEVDWVLLHLEIDEDLNKLIFQCRQHGKKVGIVWRVGNDPSDLLPFLNHVDFIMVLGIAKPGQSGQKICQEAIDLVAALNSMRSKYNFELMFDGGVNSATISQIEAKYVVSASAILRAENPILAVDEIRRRVQYPIRAAA, via the coding sequence ATGGAATCCCCAATCAACGTTCTGACGTGGCTTCGTCGCCAGACGATTCTTTCGCACTGGTATCGCTTTCGATACCTGATTGGGTTCGTCCTCATCGGCATGGCATCAATCTGCCTGGAATTGGCATTGATGAATACGATCATGCCGGAAAGCTGGCCGAGACTTGGCCGGGCTTCCGCGGCGCTCGTGTTTGGCATTGTATTTGGCTATGTTCTCAACGCTAAGCTCAACTTTCAGGTAGCCCCCAAGTACTTGCTGAGTACGTTCACCAAGTACTCGGTTGTTTCGGTACTGTCGTTTGCGCTCAACATGTCTGTCATTTCGTTTATCGAGGTCTCGACGGACACGCTGTACTGGGTCCTCCGATTGGCCACAGCCGGAGCCTTATTCTCATTTGCTTACACCCTGCATCGCTATTTCACCTTTGATCAGGCGCGTAATTTGGGGGTCGCCGTCTATGCGGCTTCCGATGAAGATGTGGGGGCTATTTTTGACTCGGTCGGTGATAGCTGTGATCATATCCACGTCGATCTGGTTGATGAGACGATGGGAGATGACCCGGGCCCGGTGAACGTTTTTAAGCTTCAAGAGGCTCGCAAGTACTGGCCCCATCGCCAACTAGCACTCCACTTGATGACTCGGCAGCCTTCGCGATGGCTCGATCTCGTATGGAACGAGGTGGACTGGGTGCTGTTACATCTGGAAATTGACGAAGACCTGAACAAGCTGATCTTCCAATGTCGGCAGCATGGCAAGAAAGTAGGGATCGTCTGGCGAGTAGGAAACGACCCTTCCGATTTATTGCCCTTCTTAAATCACGTCGATTTCATTATGGTTTTGGGAATTGCCAAACCAGGACAATCTGGGCAAAAGATTTGCCAAGAAGCCATTGACCTGGTGGCCGCTTTGAATTCCATGCGTTCAAAGTACAACTTTGAGTTGATGTTCGATGGCGGAGTAAACTCTGCGACCATCTCTCAAATCGAAGCAAAATATGTCGTATCCGCTTCAGCCATTCTGCGAGCGGAGAACCCGATTTTAGCAGTCGACGAGATCCGACGACGCGTTCAGTACCCCATCCGAGCGGCAGCTTAA